A section of the Elusimicrobiota bacterium genome encodes:
- a CDS encoding caspase family protein, translating into MRRSAAVLGLLLAASSLRAAGVQVPECRPPKPYNKAQAWWMTQLPAPGEGGARAAMAVISLPIYAGCAVLDVLAFPLRAVYNAGPRCAERDEALAASRSLDSEIAKAQRRRAKLKEVAAGTPPKLVLSAEFDDSGSKGAKRNNMLDAEESAGLRLTVRNEGTGPAHAVSLFVERESGPFDVELGEAPELGDLPAGRTRSVRVPVSAAEALSGGNLILRVEAKEELGYDADPILLVIPTAALPAPDLEVSDTGLGRGAQELALGVPISLRLRVANKGEGLAREVKVRLMAQDQDINLAAPEQVDLGDLAPFGSREAAFQLSLSKHYKGSLDLPVFAVLSEKHPLFSKPAVRLPLRLGAKLATLRTVSAGPRQPPRLEYDISRQDSDGSGILEGGKELALKVRLKNSGTGVARGVALALAGSKPLVELLGNGRAVGDMAPGQEETIVLKGTLPSVLPAKASLDIRVSEMLGYAPAQIKRLSFSFKSAATSVQRVVDVDLVPSSAFRAPERFAVVIGVGKHRDAGIAPLANARHDAETVARYLQEAGGVSKEHLKVLVDENALMTDFKEVFESWLPRMVKAAGGGAEVVVYYAGHGTPDPLSGDYQLVVPFEGGAEHREGLFPLAGVFAALEKAHARAAVVILDSCFAGGGRSLAALGRPLIPAQRLSLPPGSAFLAASSGSQTSNEKKDSSHGLFTYFLLAGLQGEADADHEGKVQLGELAGYLRRMVPKAAADELGAAQEPEVRPEPLGGLSDTVLTGY; encoded by the coding sequence ATGAGGCGCTCGGCCGCGGTCCTGGGCCTGCTGCTGGCCGCCTCCTCTTTGCGCGCCGCGGGCGTGCAGGTCCCCGAGTGCCGGCCACCCAAGCCCTACAACAAGGCCCAGGCCTGGTGGATGACCCAGCTGCCCGCGCCCGGCGAAGGCGGGGCCCGCGCCGCCATGGCCGTCATCTCCTTGCCCATCTACGCCGGCTGCGCGGTGCTCGACGTCCTGGCTTTCCCGCTGCGGGCGGTCTACAACGCAGGCCCGCGCTGCGCGGAGCGCGATGAGGCCCTGGCCGCCAGCCGCTCTCTGGACAGCGAGATCGCCAAGGCCCAGCGGCGCCGGGCCAAACTCAAGGAGGTCGCGGCCGGGACCCCGCCCAAACTGGTCTTGTCGGCCGAGTTCGACGACAGCGGCTCCAAAGGCGCCAAGCGCAACAACATGCTCGACGCCGAGGAGAGCGCTGGCCTGCGCCTGACCGTGCGCAACGAAGGCACGGGCCCGGCGCATGCGGTCTCGCTCTTCGTGGAGAGGGAGAGCGGCCCCTTCGATGTCGAATTGGGCGAGGCCCCGGAGCTCGGCGACCTTCCCGCCGGCCGGACGCGCTCCGTGCGGGTGCCGGTCTCCGCGGCGGAAGCTTTGTCAGGGGGAAACCTCATTCTGCGCGTCGAAGCCAAGGAAGAGCTCGGCTACGACGCGGACCCCATACTTTTGGTCATCCCCACCGCCGCCTTGCCCGCGCCGGACCTGGAGGTCTCGGACACCGGTCTGGGCAGGGGAGCCCAGGAACTGGCTCTGGGCGTTCCCATCAGCCTGCGCCTGCGCGTGGCCAACAAAGGGGAAGGCCTAGCCCGCGAGGTCAAAGTCCGCCTCATGGCCCAGGACCAGGACATCAACCTGGCGGCGCCCGAACAGGTGGATCTCGGCGACTTGGCGCCCTTCGGCTCGCGCGAAGCGGCATTCCAGCTTTCGTTGAGCAAGCACTACAAGGGTTCGCTGGACCTGCCGGTCTTCGCCGTGTTGAGCGAGAAGCACCCGCTCTTCAGCAAGCCGGCGGTGCGCCTGCCCTTGCGCCTGGGCGCCAAGCTGGCGACCCTGCGCACCGTCTCCGCCGGTCCCCGCCAGCCGCCCAGACTGGAATACGACATCTCCCGCCAGGACAGCGACGGCAGCGGCATACTCGAAGGCGGCAAGGAGCTCGCCTTGAAAGTCCGCCTCAAGAACTCCGGGACGGGCGTGGCCCGGGGCGTGGCCCTGGCCCTTGCCGGCAGCAAGCCTCTCGTGGAACTGCTGGGCAACGGGCGGGCCGTGGGCGACATGGCGCCCGGACAGGAGGAGACGATAGTCCTCAAAGGCACATTGCCGAGTGTCCTGCCGGCCAAGGCGAGCCTGGATATCCGGGTCTCCGAGATGCTGGGCTACGCCCCGGCGCAGATCAAACGGCTCTCCTTCTCCTTCAAGAGCGCCGCGACCTCGGTGCAGCGAGTGGTCGACGTGGACCTGGTGCCGAGCAGCGCCTTCCGGGCGCCGGAGCGCTTCGCCGTGGTCATCGGCGTGGGCAAGCATCGCGACGCCGGGATAGCTCCGCTGGCCAATGCGCGCCACGACGCCGAGACCGTGGCCCGCTACCTGCAGGAGGCCGGGGGCGTCAGCAAGGAACACCTCAAGGTGCTCGTCGACGAGAACGCTTTGATGACTGATTTCAAGGAAGTCTTCGAGAGTTGGCTGCCGCGCATGGTCAAGGCGGCGGGCGGCGGGGCCGAGGTGGTGGTCTACTACGCCGGCCACGGCACCCCGGACCCTTTGAGCGGAGACTACCAGCTGGTGGTGCCGTTCGAAGGCGGCGCGGAGCATCGCGAGGGGCTCTTCCCGCTGGCCGGGGTGTTCGCGGCCTTGGAGAAGGCGCATGCCAGAGCCGCGGTGGTCATCTTGGACTCGTGCTTCGCCGGCGGCGGCCGATCCTTGGCGGCCTTGGGCCGGCCTTTGATCCCGGCCCAGAGGCTGTCCCTGCCTCCCGGGTCCGCTTTTTTGGCCGCTTCTTCCGGCAGCCAGACCAGCAACGAGAAGAAGGACTCCAGCCACGGCCTGTTCACTTATTTTCTGCTGGCGGGCCTCCAGGGCGAGGCGGACGCGGACCACGAGGGCAAAGTGCAGCTCGGAGAGCTCGCCGGCTATTTGCGCAGGATGGTCCCCAAAGCCGCGGCCGACGAGCTCGGCGCGGCGCAGGAGCCGGAAGTCCGGCCCGAGCCCCTGGGCGGATTGTCCGATACCGTTTTGACCGGCTACTGA